In Styela clava chromosome 14, kaStyClav1.hap1.2, whole genome shotgun sequence, the following are encoded in one genomic region:
- the LOC144411665 gene encoding uncharacterized protein LOC144411665 isoform X1 codes for MRASLIFKITLCALAISLSCGLGNQQQVCQRICALFLTPDSPVTSHGNQTTQGRPGKRGTQGFKGDKGDIGPKGTVDYERVDDIIEAKISAATESMNTRIDKMSEMMDQMNRTISMLVKRNSEVCAALFYNGKCFQAILYDEKGVTFLDATNMCESNGWELANIYSENHYNLVIEYLRQKSRDIFIWLGMSHDPNTGNTFLSNGNPAPYTMWHRGYPINLNGQDLIGLVVNMNPKTDEQGLHTADHGWRRLGALCEY; via the exons ATGAGAGCCAGTCTTATATTCAAGATCACGTTATGCGCACTTGCAATCAGTCTATCATGTGGACTCGGCAATCAGCAACAAGTGTGCCAGCGAATATGTGCATTGTTTCTGACGCCAGATAGTCCTGTGACGTCACATGGGAACCAAACTACACAAGGCAGACCCGGTAAACGCGGCACCCAAGGGTTCAAAGGTGATAAGGGGGATATTGGACCAAAAGGAACCGTTGATTACGAGAGGGTTGATGACATTATTGAAGCAAAAATTTCAGCAG CTACCGAATCTATGAATACCAGAATTGACAAAATGTCGGAAATGATGGATCAAATGAACAGAACTATCAGCATGTTGGTGAAACGAAATTCAG AAGTCTGTGCTGCACTTTTTTACAACGGCAAATGCTTTCAAGCCATCTTATACGACGAAAAAGGCGTAACCTTTTTAGATGCTACCAATATGTGCGAGTCAAATGGTTGGGAACTCGCTAATATTTACTCTGAAAACCACTACAATCTTGTGATTGAATATCTTCGCCAAAAATCACGAGATATTTTCATTTGGCTTGGGATGTCGCACGATCCAAAT ACAGGAAACACCTTTCTTTCGAATGGGAACCCTGCACCCTATACGATGTGGCACCGCGGTTATCCGATAAATCTTAATGGTCAAGATTTGATTGGTTTAGTTGTAAACATGAACCCTAAAACAGACGAACAAGGGTTGCACACTGCAGATCATGGATGGCGCCGCTTAGGGGCCCTTTGTGAATATTAA
- the LOC144411665 gene encoding uncharacterized protein LOC144411665 isoform X2, whose translation MRASLIFKITLCALAISLSCGLGNQQQVCQRICALFLTPDSPVTSHGNQTTQGRPGKRGTQGFKGDKGDIGPKGTVDYERVDDIIEAKISAATESMNTRIDKMSEMMDQMNRTISMLVKRNSDATNMCESNGWELANIYSENHYNLVIEYLRQKSRDIFIWLGMSHDPNTGNTFLSNGNPAPYTMWHRGYPINLNGQDLIGLVVNMNPKTDEQGLHTADHGWRRLGALCEY comes from the exons ATGAGAGCCAGTCTTATATTCAAGATCACGTTATGCGCACTTGCAATCAGTCTATCATGTGGACTCGGCAATCAGCAACAAGTGTGCCAGCGAATATGTGCATTGTTTCTGACGCCAGATAGTCCTGTGACGTCACATGGGAACCAAACTACACAAGGCAGACCCGGTAAACGCGGCACCCAAGGGTTCAAAGGTGATAAGGGGGATATTGGACCAAAAGGAACCGTTGATTACGAGAGGGTTGATGACATTATTGAAGCAAAAATTTCAGCAG CTACCGAATCTATGAATACCAGAATTGACAAAATGTCGGAAATGATGGATCAAATGAACAGAACTATCAGCATGTTGGTGAAACGAAATTCAG ATGCTACCAATATGTGCGAGTCAAATGGTTGGGAACTCGCTAATATTTACTCTGAAAACCACTACAATCTTGTGATTGAATATCTTCGCCAAAAATCACGAGATATTTTCATTTGGCTTGGGATGTCGCACGATCCAAAT ACAGGAAACACCTTTCTTTCGAATGGGAACCCTGCACCCTATACGATGTGGCACCGCGGTTATCCGATAAATCTTAATGGTCAAGATTTGATTGGTTTAGTTGTAAACATGAACCCTAAAACAGACGAACAAGGGTTGCACACTGCAGATCATGGATGGCGCCGCTTAGGGGCCCTTTGTGAATATTAA
- the LOC144432006 gene encoding uncharacterized protein LOC144432006 isoform X2 gives MRASLIFKITLCALAISLSCGLGNQQQVCQRICALFLTPDSPVTSHGNQTTQGRPGKRGAQGFKGDKGDIGPKGTVDYERVDDIIEAKISAATESMNTRIDKMSEMMDQMNRTISMLVKRNSDATNMCESNGWELANIYSENHYNLVIEYLRQKSRDIFIWLGMSHDPNTGNTFLSNGNPAPYTMWHRGYPINLNGQDLIGLVVNRNPKTDEQGLHTADHGWHRLGALCEY, from the exons ATGAGAGCCAGTCTTATATTCAAGATCACGTTATGCGCACTTGCAATCAGTCTATCATGTGGACTCGGCAATCAGCAACAAGTGTGCCAGCGAATATGTGCATTGTTTCTGACGCCAGATAGTCCTGTGACGTCACATGGGAACCAAACTACACAAGGCAGACCCGGTAAACGCGGCGCCCAAGGGTTCAAAGGTGATAAGGGGGATATTGGACCAAAAGGAACCGTTGATTACGAGAGGGTTGATGACATTATTGAAGCAAAAATTTCAGCAG CTACCGAATCTATGAATACCAGAATTGACAAAATGTCGGAAATGATGGATCAAATGAACAGAACTATCAGCATGTTGGTGAAACGAAATTCAG ATGCTACCAATATGTGCGAGTCAAATGGTTGGGAACTCGCTAATATTTACTCTGAAAACCACTACAATCTTGTGATTGAATATCTTCGCCAAAAATCACGAGATATTTTCATTTGGCTTGGGATGTCGCACGATCCAAAT ACAGGAAACACCTTTCTTTCGAATGGGAACCCTGCACCCTATACGATGTGGCACCGCGGTTATCCGATAAATCTTAATGGTCAAGATTTGATTGGTTTAGTTGTAAACAGGAACCCTAAAACAGACGAACAAGGGTTGCACACTGCAGATCATGGATGGCACCGCTTAGGGGCCCTTTGTGAATATTAA
- the LOC144432006 gene encoding uncharacterized protein LOC144432006 isoform X1 — protein MRASLIFKITLCALAISLSCGLGNQQQVCQRICALFLTPDSPVTSHGNQTTQGRPGKRGAQGFKGDKGDIGPKGTVDYERVDDIIEAKISAATESMNTRIDKMSEMMDQMNRTISMLVKRNSEVCAALFYNGKCFQAILYDEKGVTFLDATNMCESNGWELANIYSENHYNLVIEYLRQKSRDIFIWLGMSHDPNTGNTFLSNGNPAPYTMWHRGYPINLNGQDLIGLVVNRNPKTDEQGLHTADHGWHRLGALCEY, from the exons ATGAGAGCCAGTCTTATATTCAAGATCACGTTATGCGCACTTGCAATCAGTCTATCATGTGGACTCGGCAATCAGCAACAAGTGTGCCAGCGAATATGTGCATTGTTTCTGACGCCAGATAGTCCTGTGACGTCACATGGGAACCAAACTACACAAGGCAGACCCGGTAAACGCGGCGCCCAAGGGTTCAAAGGTGATAAGGGGGATATTGGACCAAAAGGAACCGTTGATTACGAGAGGGTTGATGACATTATTGAAGCAAAAATTTCAGCAG CTACCGAATCTATGAATACCAGAATTGACAAAATGTCGGAAATGATGGATCAAATGAACAGAACTATCAGCATGTTGGTGAAACGAAATTCAG AAGTCTGTGCTGCACTTTTTTACAACGGCAAATGCTTTCAAGCCATCTTATACGACGAAAAAGGCGTAACCTTTTTAGATGCTACCAATATGTGCGAGTCAAATGGTTGGGAACTCGCTAATATTTACTCTGAAAACCACTACAATCTTGTGATTGAATATCTTCGCCAAAAATCACGAGATATTTTCATTTGGCTTGGGATGTCGCACGATCCAAAT ACAGGAAACACCTTTCTTTCGAATGGGAACCCTGCACCCTATACGATGTGGCACCGCGGTTATCCGATAAATCTTAATGGTCAAGATTTGATTGGTTTAGTTGTAAACAGGAACCCTAAAACAGACGAACAAGGGTTGCACACTGCAGATCATGGATGGCACCGCTTAGGGGCCCTTTGTGAATATTAA
- the LOC120335161 gene encoding uncharacterized protein LOC120335161 isoform X1 gives MRASLIFKITLCALAISLSCGLGNQQQVCQRICALFLTPDSPVTSHGNQTTQGRPGKRGAQGFKGDKGDIGPKGTVDYERVDDIIEAKISAATESMNTRIDKMSEMMDQMNRTISMLVKRNSVVCAALFYNGKCFQAILYDEKGVTFLDATNMCESNGWELANIYSENHYNLVIEYLRQKSRDIFIWLGMSHDPNTGNTFLSNGNPAPYTMWHRGYPINLNGQDLIGLVVNMNPKTDEQGLHTADHGWHRLGALCEY, from the exons ATGAGAGCCAGTCTTATATTCAAGATCACGTTATGCGCACTTGCAATCAGTCTATCATGTGGACTCGGCAATCAGCAACAAGTGTGCCAGCGAATATGTGCATTGTTTCTGACGCCAGATAGTCCTGTGACGTCACATGGGAACCAAACTACACAAGGCAGACCCGGTAAACGCGGCGCCCAAGGGTTCAAAGGTGATAAGGGGGATATTGGACCAAAAGGAACCGTTGATTACGAGAGGGTTGATGACATTATTGAAGCAAAAATTTCAGCAG CTACCGAATCTATGAATACCAGAATTGACAAAATGTCGGAAATGATGGATCAAATGAACAGAACTATCAGCATGTTGGTGAAACGAAATTCAG TAGTCTGTGCTGCACTTTTTTACAACGGCAAATGCTTTCAAGCCATCTTATACGACGAAAAAGGCGTAACCTTTTTAGATGCTACCAATATGTGCGAGTCAAATGGTTGGGAACTCGCTAATATTTACTCTGAAAACCACTACAATCTTGTGATTGAATATCTTCGCCAAAAATCACGAGATATTTTCATTTGGCTTGGGATGTCGCACGATCCAAAT ACAGGAAACACCTTTCTTTCGAATGGGAACCCTGCACCCTATACGATGTGGCACCGCGGTTATCCGATAAATCTTAATGGTCAAGATTTGATTGGTTTAGTTGTAAACATGAACCCTAAAACAGACGAACAAGGGTTGCACACTGCAGATCATGGATGGCACCGCTTAGGGGCCCTTTGTGAATATTAA
- the LOC120335161 gene encoding uncharacterized protein LOC120335161 isoform X2 — MRASLIFKITLCALAISLSCGLGNQQQVCQRICALFLTPDSPVTSHGNQTTQGRPGKRGAQGFKGDKGDIGPKGTVDYERVDDIIEAKISAATESMNTRIDKMSEMMDQMNRTISMLVKRNSVCAALFYNGKCFQAILYDEKGVTFLDATNMCESNGWELANIYSENHYNLVIEYLRQKSRDIFIWLGMSHDPNTGNTFLSNGNPAPYTMWHRGYPINLNGQDLIGLVVNMNPKTDEQGLHTADHGWHRLGALCEY; from the exons ATGAGAGCCAGTCTTATATTCAAGATCACGTTATGCGCACTTGCAATCAGTCTATCATGTGGACTCGGCAATCAGCAACAAGTGTGCCAGCGAATATGTGCATTGTTTCTGACGCCAGATAGTCCTGTGACGTCACATGGGAACCAAACTACACAAGGCAGACCCGGTAAACGCGGCGCCCAAGGGTTCAAAGGTGATAAGGGGGATATTGGACCAAAAGGAACCGTTGATTACGAGAGGGTTGATGACATTATTGAAGCAAAAATTTCAGCAG CTACCGAATCTATGAATACCAGAATTGACAAAATGTCGGAAATGATGGATCAAATGAACAGAACTATCAGCATGTTGGTGAAACGAAATTCAG TCTGTGCTGCACTTTTTTACAACGGCAAATGCTTTCAAGCCATCTTATACGACGAAAAAGGCGTAACCTTTTTAGATGCTACCAATATGTGCGAGTCAAATGGTTGGGAACTCGCTAATATTTACTCTGAAAACCACTACAATCTTGTGATTGAATATCTTCGCCAAAAATCACGAGATATTTTCATTTGGCTTGGGATGTCGCACGATCCAAAT ACAGGAAACACCTTTCTTTCGAATGGGAACCCTGCACCCTATACGATGTGGCACCGCGGTTATCCGATAAATCTTAATGGTCAAGATTTGATTGGTTTAGTTGTAAACATGAACCCTAAAACAGACGAACAAGGGTTGCACACTGCAGATCATGGATGGCACCGCTTAGGGGCCCTTTGTGAATATTAA
- the LOC120335161 gene encoding uncharacterized protein LOC120335161 isoform X3, translating to MRASLIFKITLCALAISLSCGLGNQQQVCQRICALFLTPDSPVTSHGNQTTQGRPGKRGAQGFKGDKGDIGPKGTVDYERVDDIIEAKISAATESMNTRIDKMSEMMDQMNRTISMLVKRNSDATNMCESNGWELANIYSENHYNLVIEYLRQKSRDIFIWLGMSHDPNTGNTFLSNGNPAPYTMWHRGYPINLNGQDLIGLVVNMNPKTDEQGLHTADHGWHRLGALCEY from the exons ATGAGAGCCAGTCTTATATTCAAGATCACGTTATGCGCACTTGCAATCAGTCTATCATGTGGACTCGGCAATCAGCAACAAGTGTGCCAGCGAATATGTGCATTGTTTCTGACGCCAGATAGTCCTGTGACGTCACATGGGAACCAAACTACACAAGGCAGACCCGGTAAACGCGGCGCCCAAGGGTTCAAAGGTGATAAGGGGGATATTGGACCAAAAGGAACCGTTGATTACGAGAGGGTTGATGACATTATTGAAGCAAAAATTTCAGCAG CTACCGAATCTATGAATACCAGAATTGACAAAATGTCGGAAATGATGGATCAAATGAACAGAACTATCAGCATGTTGGTGAAACGAAATTCAG ATGCTACCAATATGTGCGAGTCAAATGGTTGGGAACTCGCTAATATTTACTCTGAAAACCACTACAATCTTGTGATTGAATATCTTCGCCAAAAATCACGAGATATTTTCATTTGGCTTGGGATGTCGCACGATCCAAAT ACAGGAAACACCTTTCTTTCGAATGGGAACCCTGCACCCTATACGATGTGGCACCGCGGTTATCCGATAAATCTTAATGGTCAAGATTTGATTGGTTTAGTTGTAAACATGAACCCTAAAACAGACGAACAAGGGTTGCACACTGCAGATCATGGATGGCACCGCTTAGGGGCCCTTTGTGAATATTAA
- the LOC144432010 gene encoding uncharacterized protein LOC144432010 isoform X1, whose protein sequence is MRASLIFKITLCALAISLSCGLGNQQQVCQRICALFLTPDSPVTSHGNQTTQGRPGKRGTQGFKGDKGDIGPKGTVDYERVDDIIEAKISAATESMNTRIDKMSEMMDQMNRTISMLVKRNSEVCAALFYNGKCFQAILYDEKGVTFLDATNMCESNGWELANIYSENHYNLVIEYLRQKSRDIFIWLGMSHDPNTGNTFLSNGNPAPYTMWHRGYPINLNGQDLIGLVVNRNPKTDEQGLHTADHGWHRLGALCEY, encoded by the exons ATGAGAGCCAGTCTTATATTCAAGATCACGTTATGCGCACTTGCAATCAGTCTATCATGTGGACTCGGCAATCAGCAACAAGTGTGCCAGCGAATATGTGCATTGTTTCTGACGCCAGATAGTCCTGTGACGTCACATGGGAACCAAACTACACAAGGCAGACCCGGTAAACGCGGCACCCAAGGGTTCAAAGGTGATAAGGGGGATATTGGACCAAAAGGAACCGTTGATTACGAGAGGGTTGATGACATTATTGAAGCAAAAATTTCAGCAG CTACCGAATCTATGAATACCAGAATTGACAAAATGTCGGAAATGATGGATCAAATGAACAGAACTATCAGCATGTTGGTGAAACGAAATTCAG AAGTCTGTGCTGCACTTTTTTACAACGGCAAATGCTTTCAAGCCATCTTATACGACGAAAAAGGCGTAACCTTTTTAGATGCTACCAATATGTGCGAGTCAAATGGTTGGGAACTCGCTAATATTTACTCTGAAAACCACTACAATCTTGTGATTGAATATCTTCGCCAAAAATCACGAGATATTTTCATTTGGCTTGGGATGTCGCACGATCCAAAT ACAGGAAACACCTTTCTTTCGAATGGGAACCCTGCACCCTATACGATGTGGCACCGCGGTTATCCGATAAATCTTAATGGTCAAGATTTGATTGGTTTAGTTGTAAACAGGAACCCTAAAACAGACGAACAAGGGTTGCACACTGCAGATCATGGATGGCACCGCTTAGGGGCCCTTTGTGAATATTAA
- the LOC144432010 gene encoding uncharacterized protein LOC144432010 isoform X2, protein MRASLIFKITLCALAISLSCGLGNQQQVCQRICALFLTPDSPVTSHGNQTTQGRPGKRGTQGFKGDKGDIGPKGTVDYERVDDIIEAKISAATESMNTRIDKMSEMMDQMNRTISMLVKRNSDATNMCESNGWELANIYSENHYNLVIEYLRQKSRDIFIWLGMSHDPNTGNTFLSNGNPAPYTMWHRGYPINLNGQDLIGLVVNRNPKTDEQGLHTADHGWHRLGALCEY, encoded by the exons ATGAGAGCCAGTCTTATATTCAAGATCACGTTATGCGCACTTGCAATCAGTCTATCATGTGGACTCGGCAATCAGCAACAAGTGTGCCAGCGAATATGTGCATTGTTTCTGACGCCAGATAGTCCTGTGACGTCACATGGGAACCAAACTACACAAGGCAGACCCGGTAAACGCGGCACCCAAGGGTTCAAAGGTGATAAGGGGGATATTGGACCAAAAGGAACCGTTGATTACGAGAGGGTTGATGACATTATTGAAGCAAAAATTTCAGCAG CTACCGAATCTATGAATACCAGAATTGACAAAATGTCGGAAATGATGGATCAAATGAACAGAACTATCAGCATGTTGGTGAAACGAAATTCAG ATGCTACCAATATGTGCGAGTCAAATGGTTGGGAACTCGCTAATATTTACTCTGAAAACCACTACAATCTTGTGATTGAATATCTTCGCCAAAAATCACGAGATATTTTCATTTGGCTTGGGATGTCGCACGATCCAAAT ACAGGAAACACCTTTCTTTCGAATGGGAACCCTGCACCCTATACGATGTGGCACCGCGGTTATCCGATAAATCTTAATGGTCAAGATTTGATTGGTTTAGTTGTAAACAGGAACCCTAAAACAGACGAACAAGGGTTGCACACTGCAGATCATGGATGGCACCGCTTAGGGGCCCTTTGTGAATATTAA
- the LOC144432079 gene encoding uncharacterized protein LOC144432079 isoform X3 gives MRASLIFKITLCALAISLSCGLGNQQQVCQRICALFLTPDSPVTSHGNQTTQGRPGKRGAQGFKGDKGDIGPKGTVDYERVDDIIEANISAATESMNTRIDKMSEMMDQMNRTISMLVKRNSDATNMCESNGWELANIYSENHYNLVIEYLRQKSRDIFIWLGMSHDPNTGNTFLSNGNPAPYTMWHRGYPINLNGQDLIGLVVNRNPKTDEQGLHTADHGWHRLGALCEY, from the exons ATGAGAGCCAGTCTTATATTCAAGATCACGTTATGCGCACTTGCAATCAGTCTATCATGTGGACTCGGCAATCAGCAACAAGTGTGCCAGCGAATATGTGCATTGTTTCTGACGCCAGATAGTCCTGTGACGTCACATGGGAACCAAACTACACAAGGCAGACCCGGTAAACGCGGCGCCCAAGGGTTCAAAGGTGATAAGGGGGATATTGGACCAAAAGGAACCGTTGATTACGAGAGGGTTGATGACATTATTGAAGCAAATATTTCAGCAG CTACCGAATCTATGAATACCAGAATTGACAAAATGTCGGAAATGATGGATCAAATGAACAGAACTATCAGCATGTTGGTGAAACGAAATTCAG ATGCTACCAATATGTGCGAGTCAAATGGTTGGGAACTCGCTAATATTTACTCTGAAAACCACTACAATCTTGTGATTGAATATCTTCGCCAAAAATCACGAGATATTTTCATTTGGCTTGGGATGTCGCACGATCCAAAT ACAGGAAACACCTTTCTTTCGAATGGGAACCCTGCACCCTATACGATGTGGCACCGCGGTTATCCGATAAATCTTAATGGTCAAGATTTGATTGGTTTAGTTGTAAACAGGAACCCTAAAACAGACGAACAAGGGTTGCACACTGCAGATCATGGATGGCACCGCTTAGGGGCCCTTTGTGAATATTAA
- the LOC144432079 gene encoding uncharacterized protein LOC144432079 isoform X2, whose protein sequence is MRASLIFKITLCALAISLSCGLGNQQQVCQRICALFLTPDSPVTSHGNQTTQGRPGKRGAQGFKGDKGDIGPKGTVDYERVDDIIEANISAATESMNTRIDKMSEMMDQMNRTISMLVKRNSGCAALFYNGKCFQAILYDEKGVTFLDATNMCESNGWELANIYSENHYNLVIEYLRQKSRDIFIWLGMSHDPNTGNTFLSNGNPAPYTMWHRGYPINLNGQDLIGLVVNRNPKTDEQGLHTADHGWHRLGALCEY, encoded by the exons ATGAGAGCCAGTCTTATATTCAAGATCACGTTATGCGCACTTGCAATCAGTCTATCATGTGGACTCGGCAATCAGCAACAAGTGTGCCAGCGAATATGTGCATTGTTTCTGACGCCAGATAGTCCTGTGACGTCACATGGGAACCAAACTACACAAGGCAGACCCGGTAAACGCGGCGCCCAAGGGTTCAAAGGTGATAAGGGGGATATTGGACCAAAAGGAACCGTTGATTACGAGAGGGTTGATGACATTATTGAAGCAAATATTTCAGCAG CTACCGAATCTATGAATACCAGAATTGACAAAATGTCGGAAATGATGGATCAAATGAACAGAACTATCAGCATGTTGGTGAAACGAAATTCAG GCTGTGCTGCACTTTTTTACAACGGCAAATGCTTTCAAGCCATCTTATACGACGAAAAAGGCGTAACCTTTTTAGATGCTACCAATATGTGCGAGTCAAATGGTTGGGAACTCGCTAATATTTACTCTGAAAACCACTACAATCTTGTGATTGAATATCTTCGCCAAAAATCACGAGATATTTTCATTTGGCTTGGGATGTCGCACGATCCAAAT ACAGGAAACACCTTTCTTTCGAATGGGAACCCTGCACCCTATACGATGTGGCACCGCGGTTATCCGATAAATCTTAATGGTCAAGATTTGATTGGTTTAGTTGTAAACAGGAACCCTAAAACAGACGAACAAGGGTTGCACACTGCAGATCATGGATGGCACCGCTTAGGGGCCCTTTGTGAATATTAA
- the LOC144432079 gene encoding uncharacterized protein LOC144432079 isoform X1, translating to MRASLIFKITLCALAISLSCGLGNQQQVCQRICALFLTPDSPVTSHGNQTTQGRPGKRGAQGFKGDKGDIGPKGTVDYERVDDIIEANISAATESMNTRIDKMSEMMDQMNRTISMLVKRNSEGCAALFYNGKCFQAILYDEKGVTFLDATNMCESNGWELANIYSENHYNLVIEYLRQKSRDIFIWLGMSHDPNTGNTFLSNGNPAPYTMWHRGYPINLNGQDLIGLVVNRNPKTDEQGLHTADHGWHRLGALCEY from the exons ATGAGAGCCAGTCTTATATTCAAGATCACGTTATGCGCACTTGCAATCAGTCTATCATGTGGACTCGGCAATCAGCAACAAGTGTGCCAGCGAATATGTGCATTGTTTCTGACGCCAGATAGTCCTGTGACGTCACATGGGAACCAAACTACACAAGGCAGACCCGGTAAACGCGGCGCCCAAGGGTTCAAAGGTGATAAGGGGGATATTGGACCAAAAGGAACCGTTGATTACGAGAGGGTTGATGACATTATTGAAGCAAATATTTCAGCAG CTACCGAATCTATGAATACCAGAATTGACAAAATGTCGGAAATGATGGATCAAATGAACAGAACTATCAGCATGTTGGTGAAACGAAATTCAG AAGGCTGTGCTGCACTTTTTTACAACGGCAAATGCTTTCAAGCCATCTTATACGACGAAAAAGGCGTAACCTTTTTAGATGCTACCAATATGTGCGAGTCAAATGGTTGGGAACTCGCTAATATTTACTCTGAAAACCACTACAATCTTGTGATTGAATATCTTCGCCAAAAATCACGAGATATTTTCATTTGGCTTGGGATGTCGCACGATCCAAAT ACAGGAAACACCTTTCTTTCGAATGGGAACCCTGCACCCTATACGATGTGGCACCGCGGTTATCCGATAAATCTTAATGGTCAAGATTTGATTGGTTTAGTTGTAAACAGGAACCCTAAAACAGACGAACAAGGGTTGCACACTGCAGATCATGGATGGCACCGCTTAGGGGCCCTTTGTGAATATTAA